A genome region from Camelina sativa cultivar DH55 chromosome 10, Cs, whole genome shotgun sequence includes the following:
- the LOC104717087 gene encoding CRS2-associated factor 1, mitochondrial-like has translation MLLIRLSRHNRSSFTLLTRRLHSASDQTESSSRLRDHYNFQPPPPLSLASENHDFIQKKKKPKPQYRPPSSLEGVKKMHSDLPFDFRFSYTESSSNVRPIGLREPKYSPFGPQRLDREWTGVCAPAVDPKLESVDGVEDPNLEEKRRKLREKIQGASLTEAERKFLVELCQRNKTKRQVNLGRDGLTYNMLNDIYNHWKHAEAVRVKCLGVPTLDMKNVIFHLEDKTFGQVVSKHSGTLVLYRGRNYDPKKRPRIPLMLWKPHELVYPRLIKTTIDGLSIEETKAMRKKGLAVPALTKLAKNGYYGSLVPMLRDAFLVSELRIDCLGLERKDYKKIGAKLRDLVLCILVTFDKEQVVIWRGKDYKPPNDDDEYSSFIHRESSIDTDFKL, from the exons ATGTTGTTGATTCGTCTCTCCCGCCATAATCGATCCTCTTTTACACTTCTCACCCGCCGCCTCCACAGCGCCTCCGACCAAACAGAGTCATCCTCACGACTCCGAGACCATTACAATTTTCAACCACCGCCGCCGTTGTCTCTAGCCTCTGAAAATCATGACTTtatccaaaagaagaagaagccgaaGCCGCAGTACCGCCCGCCTTCGTCACTGGAAGGTGTGAAGAAGATGCACTCTGATCTTCCCTTTGATTTCCGGTTCAGTTACACGGAGAGTAGTTCAAATGTTAGGCCAATTGGTTTGAGAGAACCAAAGTATTCTCCTTTCGGTCCTCAACGCTTGGACCGGGAATGGACCGGTGTCTGTGCTCCGGCGGTTGATCCTAAGTTAGAGTCTGTGGACGGTGTGGAGGATCCGAACCtggaagagaaaagaaggaaactGAGGGAGAAGATCCAAGGGGCTTCACTCACTGAAGCTGAAAGGAAATTTCTTGTGGAGCTTTGTCAGAGGAACAAAACTAAAAGACAAGTCAATCTTG GGCGAGATGGTTTGACTTACAATATGTTGAATGATATCTATAATCATTGGAAACATGCTGAAGCAGTTCGTGTCAAGTGTCTTGGAGTCCCAACTCTTGATATGAAGAACGTTATCTTCCACCTTGAG GACAAAACGTTTGGCCaagtagtgtctaaacactctgGTACCCTTGTGTTATATAGAGGGCGAAACTACGATCCCAAGAAAAGGCCCAGGATCCCATTGATGTTGTGGAAACCTCACGAACTAGTGTACCCTAGGTTGATTAAGACAACAATTGATGGCCTAAGCATCGAAGAGACCAAAGCTATGAGAAAGAAAGGGCTAGCAGTTCCTGCCCTAACAAAACTAG CCAAGAATGGCTATTACGGTAGTCTTGTTCCGATGTTGAGAGATGCTTTCCTCGTGAGTGAATTACGGATTGATTGCTTGGGACTAGAGAGAAAGGATTACAAGAAAATTGGAGCAAAGCTTAGG GATTTGGTCCTTTGCATCCTGGTGACATTCGACAAGGAGCAGGTCGTGATTTGGAGGGGTAAAGACTATAAGCCACCcaacgatgatgatgaatattCGTCCTTCATTCATCGTGAATCTTCCATAGACACCGATTTTAAGTTGTAG